A region of the Candidatus Margulisiibacteriota bacterium genome:
TCCCGGTAAAGCATTTTCTGGTTGCCGCCGTAGCCGGAGTTCCGTTCGGTCTTTAAGACCCGCAGGCCGAGGCGTTTGGCGATCTCAACCGTCCGGTCGGTCGAGCAATCGTCGCCAAGAACGATATCGGAGACCGAGCCGGCCGGGATATCACGATAAGTTTTTTCGATAGTTTTAGCGGCGTTATAGGCTGGCATAACGACAATAATCTTCACTGCCCGATCCTTTCTCTGACAATATAAAGGGGGCGCTGTTTGGCTTCCTCATAGATCCGGCCGATATATTCGCCAATTAGGCCAAGGAAGGCGAGCTGAAGACCGCCGATAAAAAGAAGGGCCCCCAGGACGGAGGCCCAACCTTCAATTGCCCGGTCGGTGAAAAAGCGGATGTAAAGGGTGTAGCCCAAATAAATAAAGCTGGCCGCGGCAACCAGCAGGCCAAGCGCGGCGGCGAGCCGCAGTGGGAGGACGGAAAAGGAAAAGATCCCGTCCAGAGAAAAGGCGGCCATTTTCCGGAGGGAGTATTTGCTTTTACCGGATGGCCGTTTGTCGACACGGTATTCGATGAACTCCTGGCGGAAACCGAGCCAGTTGACCAGCCCCCGCAGGAAACGGGCTTGTTCCCTGAACCCCTTGAGAGAATCGGCCGCTTTCCGGCCTAGCAGGCGGAAATCGGCGGCGCCGGCCGGTAAGGTTAGTCCGCTGAACAGATTGATCAGCCGGTAAAAAACTCTGGCGGTCAGCCGTTTAAATAAATTTCCGTTCCCGGTTTCATGTCTGATAGTATTGACGATCTCGGCGCCGCCGCGCCATTTTTCAATCAGCCTGGGGAGTAATTCCGGCGGATGCTGAAGGTCGGCGTCCATCATAATAATCGCGTCACCCATTGCCAGATCAAGCCCCGCGGTCAAGGCGGCCATCTGGCCGAAGTTGCGGGAAAAACGGAGTGCTTTGATCCGGGGTTCTGATCGGGCCGCTTCGCTGATCAGCCGCCACGAATCATCGCGGCTCCCGTCATCGATTAGAATAAGCTCGTAATCATTGGTCAGCGGACGAAGAACAGCGGCCAATCTGGAAAAGAGTTCCGGAAGATTTCCCGCCTCGTCGCAGACCGGCAGAACTATTGATAGCTCAACCTTTTTTACCATTGCAAGAGATTATACCAAAGATTGCCAGGAAAATACCGGCCAAGGTTAAAGCGCCGCCAAAATATTCTGGGAAGCCACGACTGAAATACAACCTGACCCTGGTCTGTTCCGGATAGACCAGCATAAAGGCAGGAGAAGCGAGATAGATCTTTTTTGCCCCTTCGACTTGCCAGTTGGGATGATAAGAGACTTTAATCAGGTGCGGATAGCCGACCAGGGGAGTGTTGAAAACAATCTCTTCCGGTTTGAATATTTCGGTGATCACGGAGGATTTAG
Encoded here:
- a CDS encoding glycosyltransferase family 2 protein — protein: MVKKVELSIVLPVCDEAGNLPELFSRLAAVLRPLTNDYELILIDDGSRDDSWRLISEAARSEPRIKALRFSRNFGQMAALTAGLDLAMGDAIIMMDADLQHPPELLPRLIEKWRGGAEIVNTIRHETGNGNLFKRLTARVFYRLINLFSGLTLPAGAADFRLLGRKAADSLKGFREQARFLRGLVNWLGFRQEFIEYRVDKRPSGKSKYSLRKMAAFSLDGIFSFSVLPLRLAAALGLLVAAASFIYLGYTLYIRFFTDRAIEGWASVLGALLFIGGLQLAFLGLIGEYIGRIYEEAKQRPLYIVRERIGQ